GGCCACGGAGGGGATCTCGCCCTGGTTCGACATCGTGTGCGCGAACAGGAAGTACGGGCCGGGCGTCAGGTAGTTGCTACCCGGCACCTCAACCTTGACCGCGTTCGCGGTCCGGCCGACGATCTTCAACTCCACGTTGCGCTGGTCGCCGTCGACCAGGTGGGTCTGCGACGGGTTGCGGTACAGCCGAATGCTGGAGATGTCCTGCGGCCGGTCCACCTTCACGGTGAGCACCTTGTTGGTGCTGATCATCGGGTTCACGCCGGTGATCACCGGACGCTTGCCCCAGTACAGGTTCGGCGGGGTGAAGATCTGGAAGCTGGAGTCCGCCCAACCCGGGGCCATGCCGAAGTTGTCCGCAGCCGCGTCGGTGGGCTGACCGTAGAGCAGCGCCCCCACCGGCGCGTGCCCACCGACCAGGATCCGACCGTCGGGCAGCAGCACCGCAGTGGTGTGGTAGCTGCGCCGGTGGGCCTGAGGCTCGAGCACCGTCCACTTGCTGGTGGCCGGGTCCCACATCTCGGTGGACTTGTTGGCGTAGTCGATGCCGGGGGTCTCCAGGTGATCGCGGTCGCCGCCGTTGACCACGTACACCTGGCCGGTGGACAGCAGCACGCCGTCCGACAGCCAGCGTGGGGTGTGTAGATTCCCGGCCGAGACCGAGGAGAAGGCGTCGGTGCCGTAGCCCACCGAGGTCAACGTCGTAGCGAGCTGACCGAAGTAGCCGCCGGGCCACTCGAACGGCACCCCGCCGACGGAGAGGAACTTCGTCGCGGTGTCGCCGGGCTTGATGGTCAGCATCACCGAGACCCCGGACCCCCGGAAGCCCAGCGGCAGCCCGCCGAAGTCGTTCATGCCCAGGTCGGTCCAGCCGTTGGTCTTCGGGTCGAAGACCGAGTCGAAGCCCCAGGTCGCCTCGTCCCAGGAGTACCCCATCGGGTTGGCGACCTGGCCGCCGGCGTTGAACAGCGTGCGGCCGTCGGGCAGCAGATGCATCCGCGGGAACAGCGGCAGCGACTTCTTCGCCGAATCCGGCAACGTCGTCCATTGCCCGGTGGCCGGGTTGAAGCGTTCGATGTGGCGCTCGTTGGCCATCGAATCGCCGGGCCGGTCCGGGTAGTACGGCTTGATCATCTTGGTGACGCCGCTGAAGGTGATGATGGAGCCGTCCGGCTGGGTGACCATGGTCGGATACCAGCGGGCCCAGTTCATCTTCCCGGCCTCGGACCAGGAGTTCGTGCGCGGATCGAAGATCCGGGTGTTCTTCAGGCCGTTGAGCTCGACGATTCCGTATTCGGGGTGCCCGGGGATGCCGGGCTCCTGGTAGTAGGCGGTACCACCGTTGGTGATGACCCGCCCATCGGCGAGGAAGTTCAGGTCGGCGCAGAACAGGTCGCCGTCGTTGTCGGTGACGTCGTTGTTGTGCAGCGGCCCGGGCAGGTACTCGTTGTCCGGGTTGCCGTTG
This genomic window from Sporichthyaceae bacterium contains:
- a CDS encoding galactose oxidase-like domain-containing protein; its protein translation is MRNPVLAVTAAALIAPFAPTAPHVFTAAQTGLFSGVFENPKGINCERAFNPQPRCNPTANAIAELADGRDLYWSGLEGINHVGNKDTLVTEFGTTAQNSNSAILDLRSGTPKFSVPKQPDTGINPNGNPDNEYLPGPLHNNDVTDNDGDLFCADLNFLADGRVITNGGTAYYQEPGIPGHPEYGIVELNGLKNTRIFDPRTNSWSEAGKMNWARWYPTMVTQPDGSIITFSGVTKMIKPYYPDRPGDSMANERHIERFNPATGQWTTLPDSAKKSLPLFPRMHLLPDGRTLFNAGGQVANPMGYSWDEATWGFDSVFDPKTNGWTDLGMNDFGGLPLGFRGSGVSVMLTIKPGDTATKFLSVGGVPFEWPGGYFGQLATTLTSVGYGTDAFSSVSAGNLHTPRWLSDGVLLSTGQVYVVNGGDRDHLETPGIDYANKSTEMWDPATSKWTVLEPQAHRRSYHTTAVLLPDGRILVGGHAPVGALLYGQPTDAAADNFGMAPGWADSSFQIFTPPNLYWGKRPVITGVNPMISTNKVLTVKVDRPQDISSIRLYRNPSQTHLVDGDQRNVELKIVGRTANAVKVEVPGSNYLTPGPYFLFAHTMSNQGEIPSVARQVFVDSKQPVAMVHALMARQIELAAKELRAGVPVVPLTPDPSRSTLPDTGRDHAVLPGAPVRSTAGRRGRRAR